The following are encoded in a window of Chloroflexota bacterium genomic DNA:
- the cysC gene encoding adenylyl-sulfate kinase yields the protein MSSGYTIWFTGLSGAGKTTLGAAVAAALRERGQTVEVLDGDVVRTNLSKGLGFSREDRDTNIRRIGFVAKLLSRNDVVAVVAAISPYRATRDEVRADIGRFVEVHLRCSLEELIRRDVKGLYERALRGEVTQFTGVSDPYEPPLNPELVLDTDQETVEASVERVLATLERIGYVSARSAVPG from the coding sequence ATGAGCAGCGGATACACGATCTGGTTTACGGGCCTCTCGGGGGCCGGCAAGACGACGCTCGGAGCGGCCGTCGCGGCGGCCCTGCGCGAGCGCGGACAGACCGTCGAAGTGCTCGACGGCGACGTGGTCCGCACCAACCTGTCGAAGGGGCTGGGATTCAGCCGCGAGGACCGCGACACGAACATCCGGCGGATCGGGTTCGTGGCGAAGCTGCTGTCGCGCAACGACGTGGTGGCGGTGGTGGCGGCGATCTCGCCGTACCGCGCCACCCGCGACGAGGTCCGCGCCGACATCGGCCGGTTCGTCGAGGTCCATCTGCGCTGCTCGCTCGAAGAGCTGATCCGGCGCGATGTGAAGGGCCTGTACGAGCGGGCGCTGCGCGGCGAGGTCACCCAGTTCACGGGCGTCTCGGACCCGTACGAGCCGCCGCTCAACCCCGAGCTGGTGCTGGACACGGACCAGGAGACCGTCGAGGCGTCGGTTGAGCGGGTGCTGGCAACGCTCGAACGGATCGGCTACGTGAGCGCCCGCAGCGCCGTGCCGGGCTGA
- a CDS encoding GNAT family N-acetyltransferase produces the protein MATPPASPPQPTQLRTARLLLRPPAVSDAEAYFQMASNPEFAVFGARRPANMDVMRRAMERIVAIPWGQRAEFAVERDGMVIGRLTLEIDRVNLVATLGYGIAREHWGHGLATEAAAAVTGYVFETLGLEKVVARVDPRNVASVRVLEKLGMQREGLLRSQVVRWGERADRAIYGLLRADWAGRNGDPIPNHA, from the coding sequence ATGGCCACGCCGCCCGCAAGCCCGCCCCAGCCGACCCAGCTTCGCACGGCCCGGCTGCTGCTGCGCCCGCCAGCCGTCTCCGACGCCGAGGCGTACTTCCAGATGGCCAGCAACCCCGAGTTCGCGGTGTTCGGGGCGCGGCGGCCAGCCAACATGGACGTCATGCGGCGTGCGATGGAGCGGATCGTCGCGATCCCCTGGGGGCAGCGGGCCGAGTTCGCCGTCGAGCGCGACGGCATGGTGATCGGGCGGCTCACACTCGAGATCGACCGCGTGAACCTCGTCGCAACGCTCGGCTACGGCATCGCCCGCGAGCACTGGGGCCACGGACTCGCCACCGAAGCGGCAGCCGCCGTCACGGGCTACGTCTTTGAGACGCTGGGTCTGGAGAAGGTCGTTGCGCGGGTCGATCCGCGCAACGTAGCCTCCGTGCGGGTGCTTGAGAAGCTGGGGATGCAGCGTGAGGGGCTGCTCCGCTCGCAGGTGGTGCGCTGGGGCGAACGCGCCGACCGCGCCATCTACGGCCTGCTCCGCGCCGACTGGGCCGGTCGGAACGGCGATCCCATCCCGAATCATGCGTGA